A genomic stretch from Setaria viridis chromosome 1, Setaria_viridis_v4.0, whole genome shotgun sequence includes:
- the LOC117833514 gene encoding uncharacterized protein produces the protein MRCKQHTYQAGGGVCATCLRDRLLALAAERNGASSPPSPAQAPPAPEPEPAAFPRSVSPYVSRRKSDAAAGGGGALRNHPSLLFFRTPQVGPAYGGGGGGALEEGDIAYEYEKRRAGKFSVLAMLFGHHHRSEEDKHQGGVAKERKKYSWFAGIIPRRRKKQAPAAASSSPPSAPPRRSCRVVSNRGLSPERDSHGSGDESSSPNADPPWRPSPSPMRKTPCRRRQTNSLPSGFAVCLSPLVRPSPWRRHRGVQPPDPAAFSCELRPSPLHNLSSAASVTRCRSRKLADGGRFR, from the coding sequence ATGAGGTGCAAGCAGCACACGTaccaggccggcggcggcgtctgcgCCACGTGCCTCCGCGACCGcctgctcgcgctcgcggcggaGCGCAACGGCGCCTCCTCGCCCCCCTCGCCCGCGCAGGCTCCTCCCgcgcccgagcccgagcccgcgGCGTTCCCTAGGTCGGTGTCGCCGTACGTGTCCCGCAGGAAGTcggacgccgcggcgggcgggggcggcgcgctCAGGAACCACCCGAGCCTGCTCTTCTTCCGGACGCCGCAGGTGGGGCCcgcctacggcggcggcggcggcggcgcgctcgagGAGGGCGACATAGCCTATGAGTACGAGAAGCGGCGCGCCGGCAAGTTCTCCGTGCTCGCCATGCTCTTCGGCCACCACCACAGGTCGGAGGAGGACAAGCATCAGGGGGGCGTCGCCAAGGAGCGCAAGAAATATTCTTGGTTCGCCGGGATCATACCGCGCCGCCGCAAGAAgcaggcgccggccgccgcctcctcctcgccgccgtcggccccgCCCAGGCGCTCCTGCCGCGTGGTCAGCAACCGGGGGCTCTCGCCGGAGCGAGACAGCCACGGGAGCGGCGATGAGAGCAGCTCGCCCAACGCGGATCCGCCGTGGCGGCCTTCCCCGTCCCCGATGCGGAAGACCCCGTGCCGGCGCCGCCAGACCAACAGCTTGCCGTCGGGCTTCGCCGTCTGCCTCAGCCCGCTCGTGCGGCCCAGCCCGTGGCGCCGCCACCGGGGCGTCCAGCCGCCGGaccccgccgccttctcctGCGAGCTCCGGCCGTCGCCGCTCCACAACCTCTCGTCCGCGGCCTCCGTTACGCGCTGCCGCTCCAGAAAGCTTGCCGACGGCGGCCGGTTCCGGTGA
- the LOC117833556 gene encoding uncharacterized protein, which yields MASLHPATATLPPRQSLAPSPGASSLSWYASIAVSRIPPPPRLALHSLAPAHGPRNRQSLVVCAAWTRRSRSEAEQRPNRKSWKQRTDMYMRPFQLNVFFSKRFVHAKVMHRGTSKVIAVATTNAKDLRLTLPSLVDDNACRTIGRLIAERSMDADVFALAYEPKKNERIEGKLGIIIDTIKEHGIIFV from the exons ATGGCCTCGCTCCACCCCGCGACGGCCACGCTACCCCCGCGGCAATCCCTCGCGCCCTCTCCCGGCGCGTCGTCACTCTCGTGGTACGCCTCCATCGCCGTCTCCCGCATCCCGCCGCCCCCTCGACTCGCGCTCCACTCGCTGGCCCCGGCTCACGGGCCCCGCAACCGCCAG AGCCTGGTGGTGTGCGCGGCGTGGACGCGGCGCTCCCGGAgcgaggcggagcagcggcCCAACCGCAAGTCCTGGAAGCAGCGCACGGACATGTACATGCGCCCCTTCCAGCTCAACGTCTTCTTCTCCAAGCGCTTCGTGCACGCCAAGGTCATGCACAGGGGCACCAGCAAGGTcatcgccgtcgccaccaccaaCGCCAAGGACCTCCGCCTCACGCTGCCGTCCCTCGTCGACGACAACGCCTGCAGGACCATCGGGAGGCTCATCGCGGAGCGGTCCATGGACGCCGACGTCTTCGCCCTGGCCTACGAGCCCAAGAAGAACGAGCGGATCGAGGGCAAGCTCGGGATCATCATCGACACCATTAAGGAACATGGCATCATATTCGTCTAG